One genomic window of Streptococcus mitis includes the following:
- a CDS encoding ABC transporter substrate-binding protein gives MKKLYSFLAGIVAIILVLWGIATHLDSKINSRDSQKLVIYNWGDYIDPELLEHFTEETGIQVQYETFDSNEAMYTKIKQGGTTYDIAIPSEYMINKMKDEDLLVPLDYSKLEGIENIGPEFLNQSFDPGNKFSIPYFWGTLGIVYNETMVDEVPEHWDDLWKPEYKNSIMLFDGAREVLGLGLNSLGYSLNSKDTQQLEETVDKLYKLTPNIKAIVADEMKGYMIQNNAAIGVTFSGEASQMLEKNENLRYVVPTEASNLWFDNMVIPKTVKNQDAAYAFINFMLKPENALKNAEYVGYSTPNLPAKELLPEEKKEDKAFYPDAETMKHLEVYEKFDHKWTGKYSDLFLQFKMYRK, from the coding sequence ATGAAAAAACTCTATTCATTTTTAGCAGGAATCGTAGCCATTATCCTGGTCTTGTGGGGAATTGCGACTCATCTAGACAGTAAAATCAATAGTCGAGATAGTCAAAAACTGGTCATTTACAACTGGGGTGACTATATCGATCCAGAACTCTTGGAGCATTTCACTGAAGAAACAGGAATCCAAGTTCAGTACGAGACCTTTGACTCCAACGAAGCCATGTATACTAAGATTAAGCAGGGTGGAACAACCTACGACATTGCCATTCCTAGTGAATACATGATTAACAAGATGAAGGACGAAGACCTCTTAGTTCCGCTTGATTATTCAAAACTTGAAGGAATCGAAAATATCGGACCAGAGTTTCTAAACCAGTCTTTTGACCCAGGCAATAAATTCTCCATCCCTTACTTCTGGGGAACCTTGGGAATTGTTTACAATGAAACCATGGTAGATGAGGTGCCTGAGCATTGGGATGACCTCTGGAAGCCAGAGTATAAGAACTCTATCATGCTCTTTGATGGGGCGCGTGAGGTGCTGGGACTCGGACTAAATTCCCTCGGCTACAGCCTCAACTCCAAGGATACCCAGCAGTTGGAAGAGACAGTTGATAAGCTCTACAAACTGACTCCAAATATCAAGGCTATTGTGGCGGATGAGATGAAGGGCTACATGATCCAGAACAACGCTGCTATCGGCGTGACCTTTTCAGGGGAAGCCAGCCAAATGCTAGAAAAAAACGAAAATTTACGCTATGTGGTACCGACTGAGGCCAGCAACCTTTGGTTTGACAATATGGTCATTCCCAAAACAGTCAAAAACCAAGATGCCGCCTATGCCTTTATCAACTTTATGTTGAAACCTGAAAATGCTCTCAAAAATGCAGAGTATGTCGGCTACTCAACACCAAACCTACCAGCTAAGGAATTGCTCCCAGAGGAGAAAAAAGAAGACAAAGCCTTCTATCCAGACGCTGAAACTATGAAACACCTAGAAGTTTATGAGAAATTTGACCATAAATGGACAGGAAAATATAGCGACCTCTTCCTACAGTTTAAAATGTATCGGAAGTAG
- a CDS encoding ABC transporter permease, whose translation MKKFANLYLGLVFLVLYLPIFYLIGYAFNAGNDMNSFTGFSLSHFKTMFGDGRLMLIVTQTFFLAFLSALIATIIGTFGAIYIYQSRKKYQEAFLSLNNILMVAPDVMIGASFLILFTQLKFSLGFLTVLSSHVAFSIPIVVLMVLPRLKEMNGDMIHAAYDLGASQFQMFKEIMLPYLTPSIIAGYFMAFTYSLDDFAVTFFVTGNGFSTLSVEIYSRARKGISLEINALSALVFLFSIILVVGYYFISREKEEQA comes from the coding sequence ATGAAAAAATTTGCCAATCTATATCTGGGACTGGTCTTTCTTGTCCTCTACCTGCCTATCTTTTACTTGATTGGCTACGCCTTTAATGCAGGAAACGACATGAACAGCTTTACAGGCTTTAGCTTGAGCCATTTTAAAACCATGTTTGGCGATGGTCGTCTCATGTTGATTGTGACTCAGACCTTTTTCTTGGCCTTCCTGTCAGCCTTGATAGCGACCATTATCGGAACTTTTGGAGCTATTTATATCTACCAGTCTCGTAAGAAATACCAAGAAGCCTTTCTATCACTCAATAATATCCTCATGGTTGCGCCTGATGTTATGATTGGTGCCAGCTTCTTGATTCTTTTTACTCAACTCAAGTTTTCACTTGGCTTTTTGACCGTTCTATCTAGTCACGTGGCCTTTTCCATCCCTATCGTTGTCTTGATGGTCTTACCTCGTCTCAAGGAAATGAACGGCGACATGATTCATGCGGCCTATGATTTGGGAGCCAGTCAATTTCAGATGTTCAAGGAAATCATGCTTCCTTACCTGACTCCGTCTATTATTGCAGGTTATTTCATGGCCTTCACCTATTCGCTAGATGACTTTGCCGTGACCTTCTTTGTGACGGGAAATGGCTTCTCAACCCTATCAGTTGAGATTTATTCTCGTGCTCGCAAGGGGATTTCGCTAGAAATCAATGCTCTGTCTGCCCTTGTTTTTCTCTTTAGTATTATCCTAGTGGTTGGATATTACTTTATCTCACGTGAGAAGGAGGAGCAAGCATGA
- a CDS encoding ABC transporter permease, producing the protein MKKTSSKLFVVPYMLWIALFVLAPLVLIFGQSFFNIEGQFSLENYKSYFASQNLTYLKMSFNSVLYAGIVTFVTLLISYPTALFLTRLKHRQLWLMLIILPTWINLLLKAYAFIGIFGQNGSINQFLEFIGIGSQQLLFTDFSFIFVASYIELPFMILPIFNVLDDMDNNLINASYDLGATKWETFRHVIFPLSMNGVRSGVQSVFIPSLSLFMLTRLIGGNRVITLGTAIEQNFLTNDNYGMGSTIGVILILTMFITMWVTKERRER; encoded by the coding sequence ATGAAGAAAACAAGCTCTAAACTCTTTGTAGTGCCCTACATGCTCTGGATTGCACTCTTTGTTCTGGCACCCTTGGTCTTGATTTTCGGTCAATCCTTTTTCAATATCGAAGGACAATTCAGTTTAGAAAACTATAAATCTTACTTTGCGTCACAAAACTTGACCTACCTCAAAATGAGTTTCAACTCAGTGCTTTATGCAGGGATTGTGACATTTGTGACCCTGCTTATCAGTTATCCGACAGCCCTCTTTTTGACCCGTCTCAAACACCGTCAACTCTGGCTTATGCTGATTATCCTGCCTACCTGGATCAATTTGCTCCTCAAAGCTTATGCCTTTATTGGGATTTTTGGTCAAAATGGCTCTATTAACCAATTCCTTGAATTTATCGGAATCGGTTCACAACAGTTGCTCTTTACCGATTTCTCCTTTATTTTTGTCGCAAGCTACATCGAGCTTCCCTTTATGATTTTGCCGATTTTCAATGTCTTGGACGATATGGATAACAATCTCATCAATGCCAGCTACGACCTTGGTGCGACCAAGTGGGAAACCTTCCGTCATGTCATCTTCCCTCTATCTATGAACGGAGTGAGAAGTGGGGTCCAATCGGTCTTTATCCCAAGTTTGAGTCTCTTCATGCTGACCCGTTTGATTGGTGGAAACCGCGTTATCACACTAGGTACAGCCATTGAGCAGAACTTCCTGACCAATGACAACTATGGTATGGGTTCTACCATCGGTGTGATTCTCATCCTGACCATGTTCATCACCATGTGGGTGACCAAGGAAAGGAGAGAACGATGA
- a CDS encoding ABC transporter ATP-binding protein, which produces MKKPIIEFKNVSKVFEDSNTKVLKDINFELEEGKFYTLLGASGSGKSTILNIIAGLLDATTGDILLDGVRINDIPTNKRDVHTVFQSYALFPHMNVFENVAFPLRLRKIDKKEIEKRVAEVLKMVQLEGYEKRSIRKLSGGQRQRVAIARAIINQPRVVLLDEPLSALDLKLRTDMQYELRELQQRLGITFVFVTHDQEEALAMSDWIFVMNDGEIVQSGTPVDIYDEPINHFVATFIGESNILPGTMIEDYLVEFNGKRFEAVDGGMKPNEPVEVVIRPEDLRITLPEEGKLQVKVDTQLFRGVHYEIIAYDELGNEWMIHSTRKAIVGEEIGLDFEPEDIHIMRLNETEEEFDARIEEYVEIEEQEAGLINAIEEERDEENKL; this is translated from the coding sequence TTGAAAAAACCAATTATTGAATTCAAAAACGTCTCTAAAGTTTTTGAAGACAGCAACACCAAGGTTCTCAAAGATATCAACTTTGAGTTGGAAGAAGGGAAATTCTATACCCTTCTAGGCGCATCTGGTTCAGGGAAATCAACTATCCTTAACATCATTGCAGGTTTACTGGATGCGACGACAGGAGATATTTTGCTGGATGGTGTCCGTATCAATGACATCCCAACCAACAAGCGAGACGTCCATACGGTCTTCCAATCCTATGCCTTGTTTCCACATATGAATGTGTTTGAAAATGTTGCTTTTCCACTCCGCTTGCGCAAGATTGACAAGAAAGAAATCGAGAAACGCGTAGCGGAAGTTCTCAAGATGGTTCAGTTGGAAGGGTATGAAAAACGTTCCATCCGTAAACTCTCTGGAGGACAACGTCAGCGTGTGGCTATTGCCCGTGCCATTATCAACCAACCCCGTGTGGTTTTGTTGGACGAGCCTTTGTCAGCGTTGGACTTAAAATTACGAACAGATATGCAGTACGAACTGCGTGAACTGCAACAACGATTGGGCATTACCTTTGTCTTTGTCACTCACGATCAGGAAGAAGCCCTGGCTATGAGTGACTGGATTTTCGTTATGAATGATGGCGAGATTGTCCAGTCTGGAACACCTGTGGATATCTACGATGAGCCGATCAATCACTTTGTTGCCACTTTTATCGGTGAGTCAAATATCTTGCCAGGAACCATGATTGAGGACTACTTGGTTGAGTTTAACGGCAAACGATTCGAAGCGGTCGATGGGGGGATGAAGCCGAATGAACCTGTTGAGGTCGTGATTCGTCCAGAGGACTTGCGCATTACCCTTCCTGAAGAAGGCAAGCTCCAAGTTAAGGTCGATACCCAGCTCTTCCGTGGAGTTCACTATGAAATTATCGCCTATGACGAACTTGGGAATGAATGGATGATCCACTCAACACGTAAGGCCATTGTGGGTGAGGAAATCGGTTTGGACTTTGAACCAGAAGACATCCACATCATGCGTCTCAATGAAACAGAAGAAGAGTTTGATGCCCGTATCGAAGAATACGTGGAAATCGAAGAGCAAGAAGCAGGTCTGATCAATGCAATCGAGGAGGAAAGAGATGAAGAAAACAAGCTCTAA
- the murB gene encoding UDP-N-acetylmuramate dehydrogenase, whose amino-acid sequence MSVKEKMLEILEGIDIRFKEPLHSYSYTKVGGEADYLVFPRNRFELARVVKFANQENIPWMVLGNASNIIVRDGGIRGFVILCDKLNNVSVDGYTIEAEAGANLIETTRIALRHSLTGFEFACGIPGSVGGAVFMNAGAYGGEIAHILQSCKILTKDGEIETLSVKDLAFGYRHSAIQESGAVVLSAKFALAPGSHQVIKQEMDRLTHLRELKQPLEYPSCGSVFKRPVGHFAGQLISEAGLKGYRIGGVEVSEKHAGFMINVADGTAKDYEDLIESVIEKVKEHSGVTLEREVRILGESK is encoded by the coding sequence ATGTCAGTAAAAGAAAAAATGCTTGAAATCTTAGAAGGGATTGATATCCGTTTCAAGGAACCCTTGCATAGCTATAGTTATACAAAAGTAGGTGGAGAGGCCGATTATTTGGTCTTTCCACGAAATCGTTTTGAGTTGGCTCGCGTTGTCAAATTTGCCAATCAAGAAAATATCCCTTGGATGGTTCTTGGAAATGCCAGCAATATCATCGTTCGTGATGGTGGAATTCGTGGATTTGTCATCTTGTGTGACAAGCTCAATAATGTTTCTGTTGATGGCTATACCATCGAAGCTGAAGCTGGTGCTAACTTGATTGAAACAACACGCATTGCCCTTCGTCATAGTTTGACTGGTTTTGAGTTTGCTTGTGGCATTCCGGGGAGCGTCGGCGGTGCTGTCTTTATGAATGCAGGTGCCTATGGTGGCGAGATTGCCCACATCTTACAGTCTTGTAAGATTTTGACTAAGGACGGAGAAATCGAGACCCTGTCTGTCAAGGACTTGGCTTTTGGTTACCGCCATTCAGCTATTCAAGAGTCTGGTGCAGTTGTCTTGTCAGCTAAATTTGCCCTTGCTCCAGGAAGCCATCAGGTTATCAAGCAAGAAATGGATCGTTTGACGCATCTACGTGAACTCAAGCAACCTTTAGAATATCCATCTTGTGGTTCGGTCTTTAAGCGTCCAGTAGGTCATTTTGCAGGTCAATTAATTTCAGAAGCTGGCTTGAAAGGCTATCGTATCGGTGGTGTTGAAGTGTCTGAAAAGCACGCAGGATTTATGATCAATGTTGCTGACGGAACGGCTAAAGACTACGAGGACTTGATTGAGTCTGTTATCGAAAAAGTCAAGGAACACTCTGGCGTCACTCTTGAGAGAGAAGTCCGTATCTTGGGTGAAAGCAAGTAG
- a CDS encoding YhfC family intramembrane metalloprotease, with protein MTIHIIITMVLLLAFLLGSVWYAKKKHQINLAVLGLGAVAFFVSSQILEKLVHILVLHPQKDGSIALLQDHPLVYIIYGLAMAALFEETARLVFFKWLEKKRSLDKADALAYGLGHGGLELIFLGLTSLLNLYFVLSAVQTQNPQVMQLLSENMLKTIQSLSVWQIYLLGFERILALGFQLLLTVWVYQAVRQKKWIYLLAAYGLHAFFDLAPSLAQVGWLTNPVLVEVVLALELVLLAYGTKAIFCKKS; from the coding sequence ATGACCATTCATATTATCATTACCATGGTGCTATTACTAGCTTTCTTGCTAGGAAGCGTTTGGTATGCCAAAAAGAAACACCAGATTAATCTAGCTGTCTTGGGCTTGGGGGCTGTTGCCTTCTTTGTCTCTTCACAGATTTTAGAAAAACTGGTGCATATCTTGGTTTTGCACCCTCAAAAAGACGGTAGTATTGCCCTCTTGCAAGACCATCCGCTTGTCTACATCATCTATGGTCTAGCCATGGCAGCCCTTTTTGAGGAAACTGCTCGCCTTGTTTTCTTCAAATGGTTGGAGAAAAAGAGAAGTTTGGACAAGGCAGACGCCTTGGCTTATGGGTTAGGTCATGGTGGCTTGGAGTTGATTTTCCTAGGTCTTACTAGTTTGCTTAATCTCTACTTCGTTCTCTCAGCAGTTCAAACGCAAAATCCACAGGTTATGCAATTGCTGTCTGAAAATATGTTGAAAACTATTCAGTCGCTATCAGTCTGGCAGATTTATTTGCTTGGTTTTGAGCGAATCTTGGCGCTAGGTTTCCAATTACTCTTGACTGTTTGGGTTTACCAAGCTGTTCGCCAGAAGAAATGGATTTATCTCCTAGCGGCCTATGGACTACATGCCTTCTTTGACCTGGCACCATCTCTTGCCCAAGTTGGCTGGTTGACCAATCCAGTCTTGGTTGAAGTTGTCCTAGCACTTGAACTTGTTCTGCTTGCCTATGGAACCAAGGCAATCTTTTGCAAAAAATCATAA
- the budA gene encoding acetolactate decarboxylase, which translates to MDKNVQEPVKLFQYNTLGALMAGLYGGTMTVGELLEHGDLGLGTLDSIDGELIVLDGKAYQAKGSGEQPEIVEVSPDALIPYAAVVPHQAEVIFRQRFEMTDKELEERIESYYDGENLFRSIKIRGEFSHMHVRMIPKSTPDTKFAEVATHQPEYSRDNVAGTIVGFWTPEIFHGVSVAGYHLHFISDDLTFGGHVMDFVIKEGIIEVGAVDQLDQRFPVQDRQYLFAKFNVDEMKKDIEKAE; encoded by the coding sequence ATGGATAAGAACGTGCAGGAACCAGTGAAATTATTTCAATACAATACCCTTGGAGCCTTGATGGCTGGCCTTTATGGTGGGACCATGACAGTAGGAGAATTGCTAGAGCATGGTGACCTTGGTTTGGGAACCTTGGATTCTATTGATGGGGAATTGATTGTCTTGGATGGCAAGGCTTATCAGGCCAAGGGATCAGGAGAGCAGCCAGAAATTGTGGAAGTATCACCAGATGCCCTTATTCCTTACGCAGCAGTAGTACCACATCAGGCAGAGGTCATTTTCCGCCAGCGCTTTGAGATGACAGACAAGGAATTGGAAGAACGAATTGAGTCTTATTATGATGGGGAAAATCTTTTCCGCTCGATCAAGATTCGTGGGGAATTTTCACATATGCATGTGCGCATGATTCCCAAGTCGACACCAGATACCAAGTTTGCTGAGGTCGCAACCCATCAGCCTGAATATAGTCGCGACAATGTGGCAGGAACCATCGTTGGTTTCTGGACCCCAGAGATTTTCCATGGGGTTAGTGTGGCAGGCTACCATCTGCACTTCATCTCAGATGATTTGACCTTTGGTGGGCATGTCATGGACTTTGTCATCAAGGAAGGCATTATTGAGGTGGGAGCTGTTGACCAGTTGGATCAACGTTTTCCAGTCCAAGATCGTCAATACTTGTTTGCTAAGTTCAATGTTGACGAGATGAAAAAAGATATTGAAAAGGCGGAATAG
- a CDS encoding aminotransferase-like domain-containing protein, translating to MKKQSKYQEVVSYLKKGIESGRFPTGSRLPSIRQLSLDFHCSKDTVQRALLELRHEQYLYSKPQSGYYVLEQGQHQDLEIEVTDEHANAYDDFRLCVNETLIGRENYLFNYYDNQEGLEDLRQSIHKLLFDQALYCKADQLVLTSGTQQALFILSQISFPSQAKEILVEQPTYHRMNRLLIAQGLDYQTIERGIDGIDLDQLEGHFKTGQIKFFYTIPRFHYPLGHSYSEQDKRAILDLAAKYGVYIVEDDYLGDLDSKKGQTFHYLDTEERVIYIKSFSTSLFPALRITALILPNAIKKAFVAYKNILDYDSNLIMQKALSLYIDSQLFEKNRLARLANQEAYQKQIEERLAKTPCPLPHFPLHDGLLLDLRQYPKIASLKHSQLGLDFFEEAYLSTCPYQFAKVSLDILEKVLNYLKAELE from the coding sequence ATGAAGAAACAAAGCAAGTACCAAGAGGTTGTTTCCTATCTAAAAAAAGGTATCGAGTCTGGACGTTTTCCAACGGGTAGCCGCCTACCTTCTATCCGTCAACTGAGCCTTGACTTTCACTGTAGCAAGGACACTGTCCAACGAGCCCTGCTGGAATTACGGCACGAACAATACCTCTATTCCAAGCCCCAGAGTGGCTACTATGTCCTAGAACAAGGGCAACACCAGGATTTAGAAATCGAAGTCACTGACGAACATGCCAATGCCTATGACGATTTCCGGCTCTGTGTCAATGAAACCTTGATTGGCCGAGAAAACTACCTCTTCAACTACTATGACAACCAAGAAGGTTTAGAAGACCTAAGACAGTCCATTCACAAACTCCTCTTTGACCAAGCCCTCTACTGCAAGGCTGACCAACTGGTACTGACTTCTGGGACCCAACAAGCCCTTTTTATCCTCTCTCAAATTTCCTTTCCTAGCCAAGCCAAGGAAATCTTGGTGGAACAGCCGACCTATCATCGAATGAACCGTCTCTTGATTGCTCAGGGTCTGGACTATCAAACGATTGAACGAGGCATTGATGGAATTGACTTGGACCAGCTGGAAGGTCACTTCAAAACAGGACAAATTAAGTTTTTCTATACCATTCCTCGTTTTCACTATCCTCTGGGGCATTCCTATTCTGAGCAGGACAAACGGGCTATCCTTGACTTAGCTGCCAAGTACGGTGTCTATATCGTAGAGGACGATTATCTGGGGGATTTGGACTCTAAAAAGGGCCAGACCTTCCACTATCTGGATACAGAAGAGCGCGTTATTTATATCAAGTCCTTCTCAACCAGCCTCTTTCCAGCCCTGCGGATTACGGCTCTCATTCTGCCAAATGCTATCAAAAAAGCCTTTGTGGCCTACAAAAATATCCTAGACTACGACAGCAACCTTATCATGCAAAAGGCCCTGTCACTCTATATTGACAGTCAACTGTTTGAGAAAAATCGTCTGGCTCGCTTGGCCAATCAGGAAGCTTACCAAAAACAAATCGAGGAAAGACTAGCTAAAACACCTTGTCCCCTTCCTCATTTTCCCCTACACGATGGTTTATTGCTAGACCTGAGACAGTATCCTAAAATCGCCAGTCTCAAACACAGTCAACTGGGCTTAGACTTCTTTGAAGAGGCATATTTAAGCACCTGCCCTTATCAATTTGCCAAGGTGTCCTTAGACATTCTGGAAAAGGTTTTAAACTATTTAAAAGCAGAATTGGAATGA
- a CDS encoding ABC transporter substrate-binding protein, protein MKSKKWIFVLCSFLASFFLVACQSGSNGSQSAVEAIKQKGKLVVATSPDYAPFEFQSLVDGKNQVVGADIDMAQAIADELGVKLEISSMSFDNVLTSLQTGKADLAVAGISATEERKEVFDFSIPYYENKISFLVRKTDVEKYKDLTSLESANIAAQKGTVPESMVKEQLPKAQLTSLTNMGEAVNELQAGKVDAVHMDEPVALSYAAKNADLAVATVSLKMKDGEANAVALRKNSADLKEVVDKVIQKLKDDGTYQKYLEKAATLTEVEE, encoded by the coding sequence ATGAAATCAAAAAAATGGATATTTGTTTTATGTAGTTTTCTTGCAAGCTTCTTCTTAGTGGCTTGCCAGTCGGGCTCTAACGGCTCTCAGTCAGCTGTTGAGGCCATTAAGCAAAAGGGAAAATTAGTTGTGGCGACCAGTCCTGACTATGCACCCTTTGAATTTCAATCCTTGGTTGACGGAAAAAACCAGGTAGTCGGTGCGGATATTGATATGGCACAGGCTATTGCTGATGAACTTGGAGTTAAGTTGGAAATCTCAAGCATGAGTTTTGACAATGTCTTGACTAGTCTTCAGACAGGTAAGGCTGATCTAGCAGTTGCGGGAATTAGCGCTACTGAGGAGAGAAAAGAAGTCTTTGATTTTTCAATTCCTTATTATGAAAACAAGATTAGTTTCTTGGTTCGTAAGACTGATGTAGAAAAATACAAGGATTTAACTAGCCTAGAAAGTGCTAATATTGCAGCTCAAAAAGGGACTGTTCCAGAGTCGATGGTCAAGGAACAATTGCCAAAAGCTCAATTGACTTCCCTAACCAATATGGGTGAAGCAGTCAATGAATTACAGGCTGGAAAAGTAGATGCTGTTCACATGGATGAGCCTGTTGCTCTTAGCTATGCTGCTAAAAATGCGGACCTAGCTGTCGCAACTGTCAGCTTGAAGATGAAGGACGGCGAAGCCAATGCCGTTGCCCTTAGAAAAAATAGTGCTGATTTGAAAGAAGTGGTGGACAAGGTCATCCAAAAACTCAAGGATGACGGTACCTACCAAAAATATCTTGAAAAAGCAGCAACCCTAACAGAAGTTGAAGAATAA
- the phoU gene encoding phosphate signaling complex protein PhoU has protein sequence MLRSQFEEDLEKLHNQFYAMGQEVLSQINRTVRAFVTHDRDLAKEVIEDDAEVNEYEVKLEKKSFEMIALQQPVSQDLRTVLTVLKAVSDLERMGDHAVSIAKAAIRMKGEQRIPAVEEEIKRMGRDVKNFVEAALELYLNGSVDQAYEVAAMDEKINHYFDSIRELATEEIKKNPDAIVTGRDYFQVIAFLERIGDYAKNICEWVVYFETGKIVEL, from the coding sequence ATGTTACGTTCTCAATTTGAAGAAGATTTAGAGAAATTGCACAACCAGTTCTATGCCATGGGACAAGAAGTGCTATCCCAAATCAATCGTACAGTGCGTGCCTTTGTTACGCATGACCGTGATTTGGCTAAGGAAGTCATCGAAGACGATGCAGAAGTAAACGAATACGAAGTAAAATTGGAGAAGAAATCATTTGAAATGATTGCCCTTCAACAACCTGTTTCTCAAGACTTGCGTACTGTTTTGACAGTCTTAAAAGCCGTATCTGACTTGGAACGTATGGGAGACCATGCTGTTTCCATTGCAAAAGCAGCCATTCGTATGAAGGGGGAACAACGTATCCCAGCTGTTGAAGAAGAAATCAAGAGAATGGGTCGCGATGTCAAGAATTTCGTCGAAGCAGCCCTTGAACTCTATCTGAATGGTTCAGTGGACCAAGCCTATGAAGTAGCAGCCATGGACGAAAAAATCAACCATTACTTTGATAGCATTCGTGAGTTGGCTACGGAAGAAATCAAGAAAAATCCAGATGCTATCGTTACAGGACGCGATTACTTCCAAGTGATTGCCTTTTTGGAACGTATTGGAGACTATGCAAAAAATATCTGTGAATGGGTTGTTTACTTTGAAACAGGTAAGATTGTCGAACTATAA
- the pstB gene encoding phosphate ABC transporter ATP-binding protein PstB — protein MTEAILQVSDLSVYYNQKKALNSVSLSFQPKEITALIGPSGSGKSTLLKAINRMGDLNPEVTTTGSVVYNGHNIYSPRTDTVELRKEIGMVFQQPNPFPMSIYENVVYGLRINGVKDKQVLDEAVEKALQRASIWDEVKDRLHDSAIGLSGGQQQRVCVARVLATSPKIILLDEPTSALDPISAGKIEETLYGLKDKYTMLLVTRSMQQASRISDKTGFFLDGDLIEFNDTKKMFLNPQHKETEDYISGKFG, from the coding sequence ATGACAGAAGCGATTTTACAGGTGTCAGACCTGTCCGTTTACTACAATCAAAAAAAGGCCTTGAATAGTGTTTCCCTATCTTTCCAACCTAAGGAAATTACAGCTTTGATTGGTCCATCTGGATCAGGGAAGTCAACCCTCCTAAAGGCTATCAACCGCATGGGGGATCTTAATCCAGAGGTGACCACAACTGGTTCGGTAGTTTATAATGGCCATAACATCTACAGTCCACGTACAGATACAGTTGAATTGCGGAAGGAAATCGGTATGGTTTTCCAACAACCAAACCCTTTCCCTATGTCTATCTACGAAAATGTTGTTTACGGGCTTCGTATCAATGGAGTGAAGGACAAGCAGGTTCTGGATGAAGCGGTAGAAAAAGCCCTACAACGAGCTTCTATCTGGGACGAGGTCAAGGACCGCCTGCATGATTCAGCTATCGGGCTTTCAGGTGGACAACAGCAACGTGTCTGTGTTGCTCGTGTCTTAGCAACCAGTCCTAAAATCATTCTCTTGGATGAACCTACTTCAGCCTTGGACCCTATCTCGGCCGGTAAGATTGAGGAAACCTTGTATGGCCTAAAAGATAAATACACCATGCTCTTGGTTACGCGTTCTATGCAACAAGCCTCTCGTATCTCTGACAAGACAGGATTTTTCTTAGATGGAGATTTGATTGAGTTTAACGATACCAAGAAGATGTTCCTCAACCCACAACACAAGGAAACAGAAGATTATATTTCAGGAAAATTTGGATAA
- the pstB gene encoding phosphate ABC transporter ATP-binding protein PstB, with amino-acid sequence MSKYNWDEKHIITFPEEKVVLSTKDLHVYYGKKESIKGIDMQFEKNKITALIGPSGSGKSTYLRSLNRMNDTIDIAKVTGQILYQGIDVNRPEINVYEMRKHIGMVFQRPNPFAKSIYRNITFAHERAGVKDKQVLDEIVETSLRQAVLWDQVKDDLHKSALTLSGGQQQRLCIARAISVKPDILLMDEPASALDPIATAQLEETMLELKKDFTIIIVTHSMQQAARASDYTGFFYLGDLIEYDKTSNIFQNAKLQSTNDYVTGHFG; translated from the coding sequence ATGTCAAAATATAATTGGGATGAAAAGCATATCATCACCTTTCCTGAAGAGAAAGTGGTCCTCTCTACCAAGGATTTACATGTTTACTACGGTAAAAAAGAATCCATCAAGGGCATCGATATGCAATTTGAAAAAAATAAAATCACAGCCTTAATTGGCCCATCTGGATCTGGGAAATCAACCTACCTCCGCAGTCTCAATCGTATGAATGATACCATTGATATTGCCAAGGTCACAGGTCAAATCCTCTACCAAGGGATTGATGTCAACCGTCCAGAAATTAATGTCTATGAGATGCGTAAGCACATCGGAATGGTCTTCCAACGACCAAATCCTTTTGCCAAGTCTATCTACCGCAATATCACTTTTGCCCATGAACGTGCAGGGGTTAAGGACAAGCAAGTCTTGGATGAAATTGTGGAAACCTCTCTTCGTCAAGCTGTCCTTTGGGATCAGGTCAAAGACGATTTGCACAAGTCAGCCTTGACCCTATCAGGTGGTCAGCAGCAACGTCTCTGTATCGCTCGTGCTATTTCTGTTAAACCAGATATCCTCTTGATGGATGAACCAGCGTCTGCCTTGGATCCGATTGCGACAGCCCAACTGGAAGAAACCATGTTGGAATTGAAGAAGGACTTTACCATCATCATCGTGACCCACAGTATGCAGCAGGCTGCGCGTGCCAGTGATTACACAGGATTTTTCTACTTGGGTGACTTGATCGAGTACGATAAGACCTCTAATATTTTCCAAAATGCCAAACTACAGTCAACCAATGACTACGTAACAGGACACTTTGGATAG